The following are encoded in a window of Rosa chinensis cultivar Old Blush chromosome 4, RchiOBHm-V2, whole genome shotgun sequence genomic DNA:
- the LOC112199404 gene encoding F-box protein At3g07870: MNPGKRAASRSSQGQRGNWKPKGAFNIQELPQALVIDILSRLSIKALYSCRCVCEDWLHIIHDPQFARLHLLRSPISILIKTSSRARDQGKFDLIHISGSPMRVERMRFAPNNVLPVCPVSVVKLMNSCNGLLCVCEWMRYDRVYVCNPILGEYISIPLPDRNRHYSIDFVALGFNTRTNEYKIVQTNYYSNYAHEPEAMIYTIGTGVWRSIGKPPSGYRGGPYHSIPFCMELFIGFPFITVLLHLYNLSTLNAALYFHCVWNICYMWTFSFGSRHLLNLEIFI; encoded by the coding sequence ATGAATCCGGGGAAAAGAGCAGCCAGTCGTAGCAGCCAAGGGCAAAGAGGAAACTGGAAACCCAAAGGTGCTTTCAATATCCAAGAACTTCCACAAGCTTTAGTAATAGACATTCTATCAAGGCTTTCCATCAAGGCCCTCTACAGTTGCAGATGCGTTTGCGAAGACTGGCTTCATATAATTCATGACCCTCAATTTGCTCGGCTACACCTTCTAAGATCACCCATCAGTATCTTGATCAAGACCTCGTCCCGTGCAAGAGATCAAGGGAAATTTGATTTAATCCATATATCTGGGTCTCCTATGCGAGTCGAGAGAATGAGGTTTGCTCCCAATAATGTTCTACCAGTTTGCCCTGTTTCTGTAGTTAAGTTGATGAACTCATGCAATGGTTTACTTTGTGTATGTGAGTGGATGAGATATGATAGGGTGTATGTGTGCAACCCAATTTTAGGAGAGTACATTAGCATTCCTCTTCCTGATAGGAATAGGCATTACTCGATTGATTTTGTTGCACTTGGTTTTAACACTAGGACCAATGAATACAAGATCGTGCAAACAAATTACTATTCCAACTACGCCCATGAGCCTGAGGCTATGATATACACCATTGGTACAGGAGTTTGGAGAAGTATTGGAAAGCCTCCTAGTGGCTATAGAGGTGGCCCATACCATTCAATTCCTTTCTGCATGGAGCTCTTCATTGGATTCCCGTTTATTACTGTCCTTCTCCATCTATACAATCTTTCGACTTTGAATGCTGCTTTGTATTTTCATTGTGTTTGGAACATTTGTTATATGTGGACATTTTCATTTGGATCAAGACATTTGTtaaatttggaaattttcatttag